In Cyanobium sp. Tous-M-B4, a single genomic region encodes these proteins:
- a CDS encoding lysophospholipid acyltransferase family protein has product MNQPIPLQLSRSLLDAAGVSVSLHNLERIPAKSKLLIVSNHRSLLDAPVLMKAIGRPVRFACHYYMSQVPLLQQAIALMGAFPLEADQRRQASFFRQSAGFLQANQVVGVFPEGADPMVKVNAPQQLSPFYRGFAHLALRVPVDGLAILPIAIASREEKRGKLAPLALFRRFDPSEALFQGDGWHSAILYRHVDVLFGHPLLIDESWKSRYRGSGGATTARELTQACWSQIAELLAR; this is encoded by the coding sequence ATGAATCAACCCATCCCTTTGCAACTGTCTCGCAGCCTGCTGGATGCCGCTGGAGTATCAGTTTCGTTGCACAATCTTGAGAGAATACCTGCCAAAAGCAAACTTCTTATTGTCAGCAACCATCGCAGCCTGCTTGATGCTCCCGTGCTGATGAAGGCGATTGGCCGCCCTGTGCGATTCGCCTGTCACTATTACATGAGTCAAGTGCCGCTACTGCAGCAGGCAATTGCCTTGATGGGCGCCTTTCCGCTCGAGGCAGATCAGAGAAGGCAGGCATCGTTCTTCCGGCAGTCGGCCGGGTTTCTGCAAGCCAATCAGGTAGTGGGCGTGTTTCCTGAGGGTGCGGACCCGATGGTGAAGGTCAACGCCCCTCAGCAGCTCAGCCCGTTCTACAGGGGTTTTGCCCATTTAGCCCTGAGGGTGCCGGTGGATGGCCTTGCGATCCTGCCGATTGCTATTGCTTCAAGGGAGGAAAAACGGGGAAAGCTTGCTCCGCTTGCCTTGTTTCGGCGCTTTGATCCATCAGAAGCACTGTTTCAAGGCGATGGCTGGCATTCTGCAATCCTCTATCGGCATGTTGATGTTCTCTTTGGCCATCCTCTGCTGATCGACGAGAGTTGGAAATCTCGGTATCGAGGTAGCGGCGGAGCTACTACAGCTCGAGAGCTCACCCAAGCCTGTTGGAGTCAGATCGCTGAATTGTTGGCCCGCTGA
- a CDS encoding isoprenylcysteine carboxylmethyltransferase family protein: MGWSQLTVINTAKALTIVLLLALAAVIGVQDMRQVLYLSLHISYCLWWLLEQWLFPERARQLFNERVGVVSFGFALLFIGVLYSLPGLLAFLNPVPISQAAVALALVLFSFGSLINASADAQKTTAKAMGAGLVSDGIWRRVRHVNYLGDLLRYLSFAVVAGNIWAYLVPALVLLIYLQRIGQKEKQMAAKYPEFSVWQQRSSRLLPGIW; the protein is encoded by the coding sequence ATGGGCTGGAGCCAACTCACGGTGATCAACACCGCCAAGGCGCTCACGATCGTGCTGCTGCTGGCGCTGGCGGCCGTGATCGGGGTGCAGGACATGCGCCAGGTGCTCTATCTCAGCCTGCACATCAGCTACTGCCTCTGGTGGCTGCTGGAGCAGTGGCTGTTTCCCGAGCGAGCCCGCCAACTGTTCAACGAGCGCGTAGGGGTGGTGAGCTTTGGCTTCGCCCTGCTTTTCATAGGCGTGCTCTACAGCCTGCCGGGGCTGCTGGCCTTTCTCAATCCCGTGCCTATATCCCAGGCCGCCGTGGCCCTGGCACTGGTGCTATTCAGCTTCGGCAGCCTGATCAACGCCAGCGCCGATGCCCAGAAAACCACCGCCAAGGCGATGGGGGCTGGCCTGGTGAGCGATGGCATCTGGCGGCGCGTGCGCCATGTGAACTACCTGGGCGATCTGCTGCGCTACCTGAGCTTCGCGGTGGTGGCTGGCAACATCTGGGCCTACCTGGTGCCGGCTCTGGTGCTGCTGATCTACCTGCAGCGCATCGGCCAGAAGGAAAAGCAGATGGCAGCGAAATACCCGGAATTCAGCGTCTGGCAGCAGCGCAGCTCCCGGCTGCTGCCAGGCATCTGGTGA
- a CDS encoding alpha/beta fold hydrolase yields the protein MIATPKSLRLLACTPVTASRPLFVFLPGMDGSGALLQPQVAGLSTGFDIRCLSIPPDDLRGWEELTEHVAALIQMEQQRHPGRKTTVCGESFGGCLALRLITRFPKLCDQLILINPASSAQRQPWIGACSSLTQLLPEPIYQLSTFSLCNLLIASHRVSRPRRHQLLAAMQAVRPQSAAWRLALLSQFHLEDLPLDRVRQPVLILASEADRLLPSQREAKRLARFLPDTTIVQLPDSGHACLLETQLNLSAILKSQDLFSDLPASTLPIGAPAQAAAALW from the coding sequence ATGATCGCTACCCCGAAGTCTTTGCGGCTCCTTGCTTGTACACCTGTAACGGCATCACGACCGCTGTTTGTCTTTTTGCCGGGCATGGACGGCAGTGGTGCGCTGCTGCAACCACAGGTTGCTGGACTCAGCACTGGCTTTGACATTCGCTGCTTGTCTATTCCTCCAGACGACCTCAGAGGATGGGAAGAATTGACTGAGCATGTCGCCGCACTGATCCAGATGGAGCAGCAACGGCATCCTGGGCGAAAGACCACAGTTTGTGGTGAATCATTTGGTGGTTGTTTGGCGTTGAGATTGATCACACGCTTTCCGAAGCTGTGTGACCAACTGATTCTGATCAATCCCGCCTCCTCAGCTCAGCGTCAACCCTGGATCGGTGCCTGCAGCTCTTTGACTCAGCTGCTGCCGGAACCGATTTACCAGCTCTCCACCTTCAGTTTGTGCAATCTGCTGATTGCATCCCATCGGGTCAGCAGGCCCAGGCGGCATCAGCTGCTGGCCGCCATGCAGGCTGTGAGGCCTCAAAGCGCTGCCTGGAGATTGGCATTGCTTAGTCAGTTCCACCTGGAGGATCTGCCCCTGGATCGCGTACGTCAGCCTGTTTTAATCCTGGCCTCAGAAGCGGATCGACTCCTGCCTTCTCAACGCGAAGCGAAGCGATTGGCACGCTTTCTTCCAGACACCACAATCGTTCAGCTTCCGGATAGTGGGCATGCCTGCCTTTTGGAGACTCAACTCAATTTGTCTGCCATCCTCAAGTCGCAGGATTTGTTTTCTGATCTGCCGGCGTCCACGTTGCCAATAGGCGCGCCAGCTCAGGCGGCTGCTGCCCTCTGGTAG